One Methylosarcina fibrata AML-C10 DNA segment encodes these proteins:
- a CDS encoding coiled-coil domain-containing protein, with protein sequence MIQYGFQRLVLLNSAGYRRAELPLDAAVSLIAPNNTGKTSLINALQFLLIIDKRRMDFGAHDVEISRRFYFPHNSAYILLEVALPTTGTVVLGCVGKGVSHDYEYFAYKGTLDVEEFRLDDGSQVQQPQFKEHMARHGKLVFSYSSSEFADALYGSRKKRQEHEPDFTVFKLEHGSQADVFQRVLTRTLRLDKLRSGEVKDYLLAIFRRDLPDSNIDFKAEWDKAFAEVNADRAQYDATFKQKNAIQTLERLQADRLQLRGKLLHFRPLIEAKLVEWENYYQRETAARVEQIDQLEQEESKLQLQDRELTEEQLRTRQQLEKLTDIDRRHKELAVEFALIRNRGDLVDSLQNAEQRLNEQIALVQQATARGSEAIRRDLKVAMKEQAELQRELATIADNLYLQLKQVLPELHVDALNRLFDSQVMTLGPKAFENSPEKLQAWLRDILDQPAGAIALPGLKISLESLAAHYDQRTPEQIQQRLAELEQLIEGLNRQLDAAQALDAANQEKQRLEAVVRQMQEELKRFDELQALNANQAERLDEKTALEEKLASLKTRLDGSAAEAKRLRELQRTLQDQLTDLRKQHQSICMRRENRGDEAPVFNCLADFPHLAWLGNADIALTQLDATLETYQRDCRSLLQLDERIESRLGELHAGGLTKFQFIQGSETEIERILEFAAHLPLEAEAIDRKTRDAVVNVTACLRELRDGLVTFKSKMNELNRLISRRQLSDLSVFKIAPVDETQLVEAVELLISTAEKANSGETFDLFNHGSVLDDEKINRAKKLLIAEGEAKGCLRIEHFFRLEFIVGKAGRREESFTDLDSAASNGTVLMAKLVTGLALLHLMLDKRSKVQAVCYLDEASALDQRNQRNLIATAKDFSFALIFASPTPLVTARYLVPISNIKGHNQISRQMWQIIEPLEAEEIEA encoded by the coding sequence ATGATCCAGTATGGATTTCAGCGCTTGGTGCTGCTTAACAGTGCCGGTTATCGGCGTGCGGAATTGCCCCTCGATGCGGCGGTATCCTTGATCGCACCCAATAATACCGGCAAAACCAGCCTGATCAATGCCCTGCAATTCTTGTTGATCATCGACAAAAGACGGATGGATTTTGGGGCTCACGATGTCGAGATCAGCCGTCGTTTTTATTTCCCGCACAATAGCGCTTATATTTTGTTGGAAGTGGCCTTGCCGACGACGGGAACGGTGGTATTAGGTTGCGTGGGCAAGGGCGTCAGCCACGATTATGAATATTTTGCTTATAAGGGCACGTTGGATGTAGAAGAATTCCGCCTGGACGATGGCTCGCAAGTTCAGCAGCCTCAGTTCAAGGAACACATGGCGAGGCACGGAAAACTGGTCTTTAGCTATTCTTCGAGCGAATTTGCCGATGCGCTCTATGGAAGCCGGAAAAAACGCCAGGAGCATGAGCCTGATTTTACTGTATTCAAACTGGAGCATGGCAGCCAGGCGGACGTTTTTCAACGGGTGCTGACCCGAACCTTGCGCCTGGACAAACTGCGATCGGGAGAAGTGAAGGACTATTTATTAGCCATATTTCGCCGCGATCTGCCCGATTCCAATATCGATTTCAAGGCGGAATGGGACAAAGCCTTTGCCGAAGTGAATGCCGATCGGGCTCAGTATGACGCTACATTCAAACAGAAAAACGCCATCCAGACTCTGGAACGCCTGCAAGCCGACCGCCTGCAGCTTCGCGGCAAGCTCTTGCATTTCCGTCCGTTGATTGAAGCCAAACTGGTCGAATGGGAGAACTATTACCAGCGAGAAACTGCGGCGCGGGTTGAACAAATCGACCAGCTGGAACAAGAGGAATCGAAACTGCAACTGCAAGACAGAGAATTAACTGAAGAGCAATTGCGAACCCGGCAGCAATTGGAGAAACTGACTGACATCGATCGCAGACACAAGGAGCTTGCCGTCGAATTTGCGCTGATAAGGAATCGCGGCGATTTGGTCGATAGTTTACAAAACGCCGAACAACGTCTAAACGAACAGATCGCTTTGGTGCAGCAGGCAACCGCCCGAGGCAGCGAAGCCATCCGCAGAGACTTGAAAGTTGCCATGAAGGAACAGGCTGAACTTCAACGCGAATTGGCAACGATTGCCGATAACCTGTATTTGCAATTAAAACAGGTTCTGCCTGAACTTCATGTTGATGCCCTAAATCGCTTGTTTGATAGCCAAGTGATGACGCTGGGCCCAAAGGCGTTTGAAAATTCGCCGGAAAAGCTGCAAGCCTGGCTGCGAGATATATTAGATCAACCCGCCGGAGCTATTGCCCTACCGGGATTAAAGATTTCGCTGGAATCATTAGCCGCGCATTACGATCAGCGTACCCCGGAACAAATCCAACAGCGGCTTGCAGAGCTGGAACAACTGATTGAAGGTTTAAACCGTCAGCTGGACGCGGCACAGGCCTTGGATGCCGCGAATCAGGAAAAACAGCGATTGGAAGCCGTTGTCCGGCAAATGCAAGAGGAACTGAAACGGTTCGACGAACTGCAAGCCCTGAACGCCAATCAAGCGGAACGCCTGGACGAAAAAACAGCCCTTGAGGAAAAACTGGCCTCATTAAAAACACGATTAGATGGATCCGCAGCTGAAGCCAAGCGACTACGCGAGTTGCAGCGAACCTTGCAAGACCAACTGACTGATCTAAGAAAACAACATCAAAGCATCTGTATGCGACGGGAAAACCGAGGCGATGAGGCTCCCGTGTTCAATTGTCTGGCTGACTTTCCTCATCTGGCCTGGCTGGGAAATGCCGATATTGCCTTGACGCAACTCGATGCCACCTTGGAGACCTACCAGCGTGACTGCAGGAGTTTGCTGCAACTCGATGAACGGATCGAGTCGCGCTTGGGGGAGTTGCATGCCGGTGGTCTGACCAAGTTCCAGTTTATCCAGGGCAGTGAAACGGAAATTGAACGCATACTCGAGTTTGCCGCGCATTTACCGCTTGAGGCCGAGGCGATTGACCGGAAAACACGCGATGCCGTGGTGAATGTCACCGCCTGTCTTCGCGAGCTCCGCGACGGCCTGGTGACGTTCAAAAGCAAAATGAATGAATTGAACCGCCTGATCAGCCGCCGGCAATTGTCGGACTTATCGGTATTCAAGATTGCGCCGGTTGACGAAACCCAGTTGGTTGAAGCCGTCGAACTTTTAATCAGCACCGCCGAGAAAGCCAATAGTGGTGAAACGTTCGATCTGTTTAACCATGGCAGCGTGTTGGATGATGAAAAAATCAATCGGGCGAAGAAATTATTGATCGCCGAAGGCGAGGCAAAAGGCTGTCTGCGCATCGAGCATTTTTTCCGTCTGGAATTTATCGTCGGTAAAGCTGGGCGTCGAGAAGAGTCTTTTACCGATTTGGACAGCGCAGCCTCTAACGGAACGGTATTGATGGCCAAATTAGTGACTGGCCTGGCTTTATTGCATCTGATGCTGGATAAGCGCAGCAAGGTTCAGGCGGTTTGTTATCTGGATGAAGCTTCCGCACTGGATCAACGGAATCAGCGGAATTTAATTGCTACCGCTAAGGATTTTAGTTTTGCGCTAATTTTTGCATCCCCAACCCCCTTGGTGACGGCGCGTTATCTGGTCCCCATTTCCAATATTAAAGGCCATAATCAAATCAGCCGGCAAATGTGGCAAATCATTGAGCCGCTAGAAGCGGAGGAAATTGAAGCATGA
- a CDS encoding condensin complex protein MksE — MNTVSPLYLHKLPHLNEIFGLLTSGKHLNRLVDHQLWTELEKEQAAYETLFGALGYVLRIDGRGFAWFHYDEASSNVSKTTRQLALLFMLIFEFQADAGHHLGRFTDWVIDDKLLSAIREKNRLLLEAEALAEEDALPQLLKSASNYGFAMSEGNGWKLLSAVYRYLDRFEELVRQDKRETADDDQYGEEMA; from the coding sequence ATGAATACTGTTTCACCTCTCTATCTCCACAAGTTGCCGCATCTCAATGAAATTTTCGGACTCCTTACCAGCGGTAAGCATCTGAACCGTTTGGTCGATCATCAGCTTTGGACCGAATTGGAGAAAGAACAAGCCGCTTACGAAACCTTATTCGGCGCCCTGGGCTACGTGCTCAGGATCGATGGCCGCGGTTTTGCCTGGTTTCATTATGATGAAGCCAGCAGCAATGTCTCCAAAACCACGCGTCAACTGGCCTTGCTGTTCATGCTGATCTTCGAATTTCAGGCGGATGCTGGACACCATTTGGGTCGATTTACCGACTGGGTCATTGACGATAAACTTTTATCGGCGATACGAGAAAAGAATCGGTTGCTACTCGAAGCGGAGGCTTTAGCCGAGGAGGATGCCCTCCCTCAATTATTAAAATCGGCGAGTAACTATGGATTCGCGATGTCGGAAGGGAATGGCTGGAAACTGCTTTCCGCAGTCTACCGTTATCTGGATCGCTTTGAAGAACTGGTTCGACAAGATAAGCGCGAAACCGCGGACGACGATCAGTATGGGGAGGAAATGGCATGA
- a CDS encoding GNAT family N-acetyltransferase, which translates to MGEVIALDLTPPSPITTDHQLSNFDSGELSLNDWLKKRAIKNQASGASRCFVICSGGEVIGYYSLSAGAISQEVAPKAMRRNMPDPLPILLLGRLAVDKRYHNQGIGQALLRDAMLRAVNVAGEAGVFAMLVHALTDSAKQFYLSRGFIESPLQPMTLLMTIATIHAILAEPD; encoded by the coding sequence ATGGGAGAAGTAATCGCGCTCGATCTTACCCCTCCTTCCCCGATCACAACGGATCACCAGCTGAGCAATTTCGACAGCGGCGAATTATCTTTGAACGATTGGCTCAAAAAGCGCGCGATCAAGAACCAAGCATCAGGCGCTTCGCGTTGCTTCGTAATATGTAGCGGCGGGGAAGTGATCGGTTATTACAGCCTGTCGGCCGGTGCGATCAGTCAGGAGGTGGCGCCCAAAGCGATGCGGCGTAATATGCCCGATCCTTTGCCCATCCTGCTGCTCGGTCGGCTTGCCGTAGATAAGCGCTACCACAATCAAGGGATTGGTCAGGCGTTGCTGCGCGATGCGATGCTGCGCGCAGTCAACGTCGCCGGGGAAGCGGGGGTGTTTGCCATGTTGGTGCATGCCCTGACCGACTCAGCGAAACAGTTTTACCTTTCGCGCGGCTTTATTGAATCCCCTTTACAACCGATGACCCTATTGATGACCATAGCCACGATTCACGCCATTTTGGCTGAACCGGATTAA
- a CDS encoding type II toxin-antitoxin system TacA family antitoxin encodes MMAHTQTKETVSVSINIRARAGQRDLIDQAAERLGRSRSDFMLEAACREAENVLLDQAFFTVDAGTFAKFQALLDQPLPPTDKLRRLLKTRAPWEK; translated from the coding sequence ATGATGGCCCATACACAAACCAAAGAAACGGTTTCCGTTTCCATCAATATCCGCGCCAGAGCCGGACAGCGCGATCTCATTGATCAAGCCGCAGAACGTTTAGGGCGCAGCCGATCCGACTTCATGCTGGAAGCCGCCTGCCGCGAAGCGGAAAATGTGTTGCTCGACCAAGCCTTCTTCACGGTCGATGCCGGCACCTTTGCTAAATTTCAGGCGTTACTCGATCAGCCCTTGCCGCCCACGGACAAGCTACGCCGCTTGCTCAAGACCAGAGCCCCATGGGAGAAGTAA
- a CDS encoding excalibur calcium-binding domain-containing protein, with the protein MPPLVAESEIAEPHFQCQGKVYCSQMTSSEEAEFYLDNCPGTKMDGDRDGIPCENQF; encoded by the coding sequence ATGCCTCCGTTAGTAGCGGAATCGGAGATAGCCGAGCCCCACTTCCAATGCCAAGGCAAAGTTTATTGTTCCCAGATGACGTCGAGTGAAGAAGCCGAATTCTACCTGGATAACTGCCCCGGCACGAAGATGGATGGCGATAGGGATGGGATACCTTGCGAAAACCAGTTTTGA
- a CDS encoding cold shock domain-containing protein, with product MQTETGKLVRWIDDKGFGFIKPSTGGNDIFIHISALRGMSRPPVVGDTLHYQTEVDASGKPRAIQALIEGVPQQLTLEPAARKRAAPSDPAPYDRRQQIPKQRIIRSQKR from the coding sequence ATGCAAACAGAAACTGGCAAACTGGTTCGATGGATCGACGATAAAGGTTTCGGCTTCATCAAACCCAGCACCGGCGGCAACGACATCTTCATCCATATCTCCGCCTTGCGAGGGATGAGTCGTCCTCCTGTAGTGGGGGATACCCTCCATTACCAGACGGAAGTCGATGCCAGCGGCAAACCCCGCGCCATCCAAGCCCTTATCGAAGGGGTACCCCAACAACTGACGCTGGAGCCAGCCGCAAGAAAACGGGCAGCGCCGTCGGACCCCGCCCCATACGATAGGCGACAGCAAATACCGAAGCAGAGGATCATTCGGTCACAAAAACGCTGA
- a CDS encoding septal ring lytic transglycosylase RlpA family protein, translating to MNTLIAKRFIPRWPIIVIFILCIGFNAAAWGKDRQQRAKAKAVADKVEKYAECKEPREGKGDLVKDDTRVKIEKSGEPVIEQKGEASFYGKGFHGKKTASGEIFNQHEKTAAHPTLPLGSEAEVTNLETGKSVELEITDRGPYVKGRDIDLSKKAAKEIGLNKEGVAPVKIEAKIPPKAEVKPGDINCR from the coding sequence ATGAATACGTTAATAGCTAAACGCTTTATTCCGCGCTGGCCAATCATTGTGATTTTTATTTTGTGCATAGGATTTAACGCCGCAGCTTGGGGCAAGGATCGGCAACAGCGCGCCAAAGCCAAAGCGGTGGCGGATAAGGTTGAAAAATACGCGGAGTGCAAGGAGCCGAGGGAAGGAAAAGGCGATTTGGTGAAGGATGATACCCGAGTGAAGATTGAAAAGAGCGGGGAGCCGGTGATCGAACAGAAAGGCGAAGCATCGTTTTACGGAAAAGGTTTCCACGGCAAAAAGACCGCCAGCGGCGAAATATTCAATCAACATGAAAAGACCGCCGCACATCCCACTTTGCCTTTGGGCAGCGAGGCGGAGGTGACCAATCTCGAAACCGGCAAGTCCGTCGAACTGGAGATTACCGACCGCGGGCCGTATGTTAAAGGACGCGATATTGACTTGTCGAAAAAAGCCGCCAAAGAGATTGGCTTAAACAAAGAAGGTGTGGCGCCGGTGAAGATCGAAGCGAAAATCCCTCCCAAGGCAGAGGTTAAACCGGGCGATATTAACTGCCGATAG
- the radC gene encoding RadC family protein, protein MNNPFQSHTTSGFYLVLRPVTPDEILSMARQLIQQRFARGQAITSPNDTREFLMLELALLEHEVFYCIYLDNQHKILASEACFQGTVDGASVYPREIVKRALALNASAVILAHNHTSGLAEPSQADRQITEKLKAALALIEVRVLDHFVIGGTESFSFAERGWL, encoded by the coding sequence ATGAACAATCCCTTTCAAAGCCACACCACGTCCGGATTTTACCTGGTGCTGCGCCCCGTAACCCCTGACGAAATCCTCAGCATGGCCCGCCAATTGATTCAACAGCGCTTTGCACGAGGCCAGGCGATTACCAGCCCGAATGATACCCGGGAATTTCTGATGCTGGAATTGGCCCTGCTGGAGCATGAAGTGTTCTACTGCATCTATCTCGACAACCAGCACAAGATCCTGGCCAGCGAAGCCTGTTTTCAAGGCACCGTCGATGGCGCCAGCGTTTATCCGCGGGAGATCGTCAAGCGGGCCCTAGCGCTCAATGCCAGCGCCGTGATCCTGGCACATAACCATACGTCAGGTCTGGCCGAGCCTAGCCAAGCGGACCGGCAGATTACCGAGAAATTGAAAGCGGCACTGGCACTCATCGAGGTCCGGGTCTTGGATCATTTCGTGATCGGCGGCACCGAGTCTTTTTCATTTGCAGAACGGGGATGGTTATGA
- a CDS encoding tyrosine-type recombinase/integrase has protein sequence MTNEMTSPLMQYHGARKSSTSCAALTLYLDNLAPTGRRSMRSLLQNVATLQGWSGALEQLPWLSLHYEHVAGIRATLRKTGKSPNTINTTLAAMRGVLKAGFLSGQYPAQEWQRIQSISRAPGKQVSVGRRLQGKEIDRLLQVCRQDDSLQGFRDAAIVVLLAYAGLRRSEVTSLNITDYRVRNGHLRVREGKGNRSRELLLPVLARAYIRRWIHCRGNSPGPLFCRLAKDGECDPLQRMNAQRIYGILKRRAREAGIASCTPHDLRRTFVTRLLEQGVDFNTTRQLAGHENIQTTILYDRRHTKAQR, from the coding sequence ATGACCAACGAAATGACATCCCCCTTAATGCAATATCATGGGGCACGAAAATCGTCGACATCGTGCGCAGCGTTGACACTGTATCTCGACAATTTGGCGCCCACTGGACGACGTTCGATGCGTTCCTTGTTGCAAAACGTGGCTACATTGCAAGGCTGGTCCGGAGCGTTGGAACAACTGCCATGGCTATCGCTGCATTATGAACATGTAGCCGGTATTCGGGCGACGTTGCGCAAGACTGGAAAATCACCGAATACGATCAACACGACACTCGCGGCGATGCGTGGCGTGTTGAAAGCCGGCTTTTTATCTGGCCAGTATCCGGCACAGGAATGGCAACGGATTCAGTCCATCAGTCGCGCGCCAGGTAAGCAAGTATCTGTCGGGCGGCGCCTCCAGGGAAAGGAAATCGATCGGTTGCTGCAAGTGTGCCGGCAAGACGATTCCCTGCAAGGATTCCGCGATGCAGCCATCGTGGTGTTATTGGCCTACGCAGGACTCAGGCGTAGCGAGGTGACAAGCTTAAACATCACGGATTATAGGGTACGTAACGGGCATTTGCGGGTCCGTGAAGGCAAAGGTAATCGCTCACGTGAATTACTGTTGCCCGTGCTCGCCCGTGCTTATATTCGTCGGTGGATTCATTGTCGTGGCAATAGCCCAGGCCCCTTATTTTGCCGATTGGCGAAAGACGGCGAATGCGATCCGTTACAACGCATGAACGCACAACGTATTTACGGCATTTTAAAAAGGCGAGCGCGAGAGGCCGGCATAGCCTCCTGTACACCGCATGACCTCAGGCGCACCTTTGTCACCCGCTTGCTCGAACAAGGCGTGGACTTCAACACCACACGGCAATTGGCAGGCCATGAAAACATTCAGACCACAATCCTGTATGACCGGCGGCACACGAAAGCCCAACGGTAA
- a CDS encoding tyrosine-type recombinase/integrase: protein MEENRQATVYGVRPKRIFREAATKYLLESQKASLKDAALHLKLLDDYIGELTLESIHMGTLQSYIQDRRSQGVKNRTINYALQTVRHILNLAAMEWIDEYGLTWLATAPKIKLLPQLDARKPSPLNWEQQERLFQELPEHLAKMALFKVNTGCREQEICTLRWEWEEYIPELDTSVFIIPVHAVKNRLQRLVVLNSVARGVVEELRGHHPEYVFTYKGNRITVMNNSGWQSARKRAGLPQIRIHDLKHTFGRRLRTANVSFEDRQDLLGHKSSRITDHYSSAELENLIAAAEKVCVRGSRKIHATKT from the coding sequence ATGGAAGAGAACCGGCAAGCCACCGTGTATGGCGTGCGTCCGAAACGCATCTTTCGGGAAGCTGCAACGAAATATTTGTTGGAATCGCAAAAGGCGAGTCTGAAAGATGCCGCTTTGCATCTGAAGTTACTGGATGACTATATCGGCGAGTTAACGTTGGAGTCGATCCACATGGGCACATTACAAAGCTATATCCAGGATCGTCGTAGTCAAGGCGTCAAAAACCGGACGATTAATTATGCTTTACAAACCGTGCGCCACATCCTGAATCTGGCAGCCATGGAGTGGATTGATGAATATGGCCTGACTTGGCTGGCCACCGCGCCGAAGATCAAGCTGTTACCGCAACTGGATGCAAGAAAACCGAGTCCTTTGAATTGGGAGCAACAGGAACGCTTGTTTCAAGAATTGCCCGAGCATCTGGCGAAGATGGCGCTGTTTAAAGTCAACACGGGTTGCCGGGAACAGGAAATCTGCACCTTGCGGTGGGAATGGGAGGAATACATTCCAGAACTCGACACCAGCGTTTTTATCATCCCTGTACATGCCGTCAAAAACCGTCTACAAAGACTGGTGGTCTTGAATAGCGTTGCTAGGGGAGTAGTTGAGGAGTTACGAGGACACCATCCGGAATATGTCTTCACCTATAAAGGCAACCGGATCACGGTAATGAACAATTCCGGATGGCAAAGCGCTCGCAAGCGTGCGGGATTGCCGCAAATCAGGATCCATGATTTAAAGCATACGTTCGGAAGGCGCCTTAGGACGGCAAACGTATCGTTCGAAGACAGGCAGGACTTGTTGGGTCACAAGTCGAGCCGGATTACGGATCATTATTCGTCTGCCGAATTGGAAAATCTGATTGCGGCGGCGGAAAAGGTCTGCGTCAGAGGGTCACGCAAAATTCACGCAACGAAAACGTAA
- a CDS encoding tyrosine-type recombinase/integrase yields MAQNKINFTKAALDGLALPEAGKRETYHDLKTNGLQLRVTSNGVKTFSLFRRVKNGSPERVTLGRYPDMSVEQARTESTRLNGLLVQGINPNTDARALKTETTLQELFDEFLKHRRNKRGAFLSEKTKRSYRYDFGLYLEKWGRRKLSQFKDTDFGKLHAEIGKEHPTTANRVIAMASSLFSYAAERKLFKGTNPAHGIKKFPETKRDRFLQSDELPAFFEALAEEPNDTLRDYFLLLLLTGARRSNAQEMQWSQLNLDRAEWRIPTTKNGEPQTVTLTPEAVTILQTRRGGDPVWVFPGSGATGHLVEPKKAWKRILDRAGLSDLRIHDLRRTLGSWQAKTGASLAIVGKSLNHKSPSTTAIYARLDLDPVRESVERATSAMLAAGGLKESGEIIPITKMKKAL; encoded by the coding sequence ATGGCACAGAATAAAATCAATTTCACTAAGGCGGCTTTGGATGGCTTGGCATTGCCCGAAGCAGGTAAACGGGAAACTTACCACGACCTGAAAACAAACGGACTACAGCTACGCGTCACCAGCAATGGCGTTAAAACCTTCTCACTGTTCAGACGGGTTAAAAACGGCAGTCCTGAGCGCGTAACCCTGGGGCGTTACCCGGACATGTCTGTCGAGCAGGCCAGAACGGAATCGACCCGCTTAAATGGGCTGTTAGTTCAAGGCATCAACCCCAACACCGACGCCAGAGCCTTAAAGACCGAAACCACGCTGCAAGAGCTGTTCGACGAATTTCTAAAGCATCGGCGCAATAAGAGAGGCGCGTTTCTGTCGGAGAAAACCAAGCGCAGCTATCGGTATGACTTCGGCTTGTATCTGGAGAAATGGGGCAGGCGGAAACTGTCGCAGTTTAAAGATACCGACTTCGGTAAGCTCCACGCGGAGATAGGAAAGGAGCACCCTACTACTGCCAACCGGGTTATTGCAATGGCATCAAGCCTGTTCAGCTATGCTGCCGAACGGAAGTTATTCAAGGGTACGAATCCGGCGCACGGCATCAAGAAATTCCCGGAGACCAAGAGAGACCGATTTTTACAGTCCGACGAATTGCCGGCGTTTTTTGAGGCTTTGGCGGAGGAGCCGAACGATACTCTACGCGACTACTTTTTATTGTTACTGCTGACCGGTGCGCGGCGTTCCAATGCTCAGGAAATGCAGTGGAGCCAGCTCAATCTGGATAGGGCAGAGTGGCGTATTCCGACCACCAAAAACGGCGAACCGCAAACCGTCACGCTGACTCCGGAAGCCGTCACCATTCTGCAAACAAGGCGTGGCGGTGATCCGGTTTGGGTATTCCCTGGAAGCGGCGCTACCGGGCATCTGGTGGAGCCCAAAAAAGCCTGGAAGCGGATATTGGACAGGGCAGGGCTATCCGACCTGCGCATTCACGACTTGCGGCGTACCTTGGGCAGTTGGCAGGCTAAAACGGGCGCGTCTCTGGCGATTGTCGGCAAGAGCCTTAACCACAAGTCGCCATCGACCACGGCCATCTATGCCCGGTTAGACTTAGACCCCGTGCGCGAATCCGTCGAACGCGCCACCAGCGCCATGCTGGCGGCCGGTGGTCTGAAAGAGTCAGGAGAGATTATCCCTATCACCAAAATGAAGAAAGCATTATGA
- a CDS encoding DUF433 domain-containing protein, giving the protein MSIDYHDFITIEPGKRSGKPCIRGLRITVDDILDCFSAGMTEEEVLDDYDYLTRDDIRACFAYAADRERHTRVIKG; this is encoded by the coding sequence ATGAGCATTGACTACCACGATTTTATTACCATCGAACCGGGAAAACGCAGCGGTAAGCCTTGTATACGCGGTTTGCGGATTACCGTCGATGACATCCTTGACTGTTTTTCGGCCGGCATGACCGAAGAGGAAGTGCTGGACGATTACGACTATTTGACCCGCGACGACATACGCGCCTGTTTCGCTTATGCGGCCGACCGCGAGCGCCATACGCGGGTAATCAAGGGATGA
- a CDS encoding DUF5615 family PIN-like protein, which translates to MRLLFDENLSPKMVAGLSDIFPGSAHVDRVGLGGGSDNEVWRYAKDNDFVIVSKDADFYEQSMLRGQPPKVIWIRRGNCTNRQLQLILRNKAGDIAELCMADDVSLLRID; encoded by the coding sequence ATGAGGCTGCTTTTTGACGAGAACCTGTCTCCCAAAATGGTGGCGGGGTTAAGCGATATTTTTCCTGGATCTGCCCATGTTGATCGGGTGGGTCTGGGCGGCGGTTCCGACAATGAGGTATGGCGTTACGCCAAAGATAATGATTTTGTCATTGTCAGCAAGGACGCCGATTTTTACGAACAAAGCATGTTGCGAGGTCAACCGCCGAAGGTGATTTGGATACGGCGCGGCAACTGCACCAATAGACAATTGCAGTTGATCCTAAGAAACAAGGCTGGCGATATTGCCGAGCTTTGCATGGCAGATGATGTTTCGCTGCTAAGGATCGATTGA
- a CDS encoding helix-turn-helix domain-containing protein, protein MLQTNTDLLNTKQAAEYLGVTVSTLEVWRCTKRYPIPFIKVGHLVKYRKTALDAFLESRTVDAADGQ, encoded by the coding sequence ATGCTGCAAACAAATACCGATCTTTTAAACACTAAGCAAGCCGCTGAATACCTAGGCGTTACTGTTTCGACGCTAGAGGTTTGGAGATGCACAAAGCGCTATCCCATCCCTTTTATCAAAGTCGGCCATCTGGTCAAGTATAGAAAGACCGCTCTAGATGCTTTCCTGGAATCGCGCACAGTTGACGCAGCCGACGGACAATAA
- a CDS encoding CHC2 zinc finger domain-containing protein, with amino-acid sequence MIEKLITRLDGVKRTGHGRYIARCPAHADKSPSLTITEKGGKILFHCFAGCEPADVLAAIGLTFSDLYPEKSTYNKGSSRTAAFNPYDVLKCLAREAGIVTLAARQIVHKAPLSETDAERVDLAYNRLRDAAELMGVRL; translated from the coding sequence ATGATTGAAAAATTAATCACGCGCCTTGATGGCGTCAAACGAACCGGACATGGCCGCTATATCGCCCGATGCCCTGCCCACGCTGATAAATCCCCGTCTCTAACGATAACCGAAAAGGGCGGAAAAATTTTATTCCATTGCTTCGCCGGATGCGAGCCGGCTGACGTGCTGGCCGCTATCGGCCTGACGTTCAGCGATCTTTACCCCGAGAAATCTACCTACAACAAAGGCAGCAGCCGAACGGCGGCATTCAATCCATATGATGTATTGAAATGTCTGGCGCGTGAGGCCGGAATCGTTACCCTGGCAGCGCGGCAGATAGTCCATAAAGCCCCATTGTCGGAAACCGATGCCGAGCGCGTGGATCTGGCGTATAACCGCTTACGCGATGCAGCCGAATTGATGGGGGTACGGCTATGA